A single region of the Mugil cephalus isolate CIBA_MC_2020 chromosome 4, CIBA_Mcephalus_1.1, whole genome shotgun sequence genome encodes:
- the zmynd8 gene encoding protein kinase C-binding protein 1 isoform X9, with amino-acid sequence MHPQSVTEEEEKTGKETEDMEISTRSKVSDTGPTERTAPKRRMPSPSHSSNGHSSAETSPCPVKKKKKPGAVSSSKDQDGRNDFYCWLCHREGQVLCCELCPRVYHAKCLKLPAEPEGDWFCPECEKITVAECIETQSKAMMMLTIDQLSYLLKFALQKMKQPGTEPFQKPVSLEQHPDYAEYIFHPMDLCTLEKNIKKKMYGCTEAFLADAKWILHNCIIYNGGNHKLTATAKVIVKICEHEMNEIEVCPECYLSACQKRDNWFCEPCSNPHPLVWAKLKGFPFWPAKALRDKDGQVDARFFGQHDRAWVPLNNCYLMSKEIPFSVKKTKSIFNSAMQEMEVYVENMRKKFGVFNYAPFRTPYTPDNNFQMLLDPADPSSTPIKPEKQEKIKLSFDMTASPKIPLTRTMLPGPGMGGNAVGGRRLPLTDMPRSPMSTNSSAHTGSDGEQETGEKSQSKAANSQYSAGEESMDCTASPALPRPGPAGSSLDSPKPFHSQAPAVAKQEKTPQTGSILNLNLDRSKAEMDLKELSETVQQKQGATPVLTSPKRQIKSRFQLNLDKTIESCKAQLGIDEISVDVYKGVEHSDSEDSDKSDSSDSEYASDEEQKTKEGQDTEPNEGEPQKESTKAKAKDQAPLSQEEEGKTDVPVASHVEPTAGHASATLSDAPAKEKISTDVEKESPEKNKSPPESSAPKEKPQVKQETKQTVPVEDSDSERELVIDLGEEQSGRDRKRSRKDGTKDSTAGKPDGKALTTLTLASQNSTAPSTPSSVSTQSPVAIPVTMVSFTAPSPATISLASVSSATATAPSSSSASTTPALKKQRPLLPRETVPVVQRAVVWNPTAKFQTSSQKWHMQKVQRQQQNQQSVATAQMQASSPRHGQAQVLTQTQAVANGSAAVSSSSPQQSSQNTRYQTRQAVKAVQQKDTPLTTSTSTVTLVSSSPASVAMMAASSLGTATASSSVATDLYIPTASADVAADIAKYTNKIMDAIKGTMTEIYNDLSKSTSGNTIAEIRRLRIEIEKLQWLHQQELSEMKHNLELTMAEMRQSLEQERERLVTEVKKQMELEKQQAVDETKKKQWCANCRKEAIFYCCWNTSYCDYPCQQAHWPEHMKSCTQSASAPQQEPEAEPTADLPNKSLGQASSGPNSLREPPVSAPSEKDCDTEKSTDSVAVTLS; translated from the exons tgtgacagaggaggaggaaaaaactggaaaagagacagaagatATGGAGATCTCAACACGATCCAAAG TTTCAGACACGGGGCCGACTGAGCGGACAGCCCCGAAGCGAAGAATGCCCAGTCCTTCTCACTCATCCAACGGCCACTCCTCGGCTGAGACGTCACCGTGtccagtgaagaagaagaaaaaacctGGTGCTGTTAGCAGCAGCAAAGACCAG GACGGCAGGAATGACTTCTACTGCTGGCTGTGCCACCGCGAGGGCCAGGTGCTCTGCTGTGAGCTCTGCCCCAGGGTGTACCACGCCAAGTGTCTCAAACTACCAGCCGAGCCCGAGGGCGACTGGTTCTGTCCGGAGTGTGAG AAAATAACAGTTGCAGAGTGTATAGAGACTCAGAGCAAAGCCATGATGATGCTAACTATAGACCAGCTATCTTACCTACTAAAGTTTGCCCTGCAGAAGATGAAACAGCCAGGT ACTGAACCCTTCCAGAAACCCGTGTCTCTTGAGCAGCACCCCGATTACGCGGAGTACATTTTCCATCCGATGGATCTCTGTACCCTGGAGAAG aacatcaaaaagaaaatgtatggcTGCACAGAGGCATTTCTGGCAGATGCAAAATGGATTTTGCATAACTGTATTATATACAATGGAG GCAATCACAAACTCACAGCTACAGCTAAAGTGATAGTAAAGATCTGTGAACATGAG atgaaTGAGATTGAAGTTTGCCCCGAGTGCTATCTGTCTGCTTGCCAAAAGAGAGACAACTGGTTCTGTGAGCCTTGC AGTAACCCGCACCCTCTGGTGTGGGCCAAACTGAAAGGATTTCCATTCTGGCCTGCTAAGGCTCTGCGGGACAAAGATGGACAGGTAGACGCTCGCTTCTTTGGTCAGCATGACAG AGCTTGGGTTCCTTTAAACAACTGCTACCTCATGTCCAAAGAGATTCCGTTCTCTGTGAAGAAGACCAAAAGCATCTTCAACAGTGCCATGCAAGAGATGGAGGTCTATGTGGAGAACATGAGGAAGAAGTTTGGGGTGTTTAATTACGCCCCCTTCAGGACACCCTACACCCCTGACAATAACTTCCAGATGCTGCTGGATCCAGCCGATCCCTCATCCACTCCCATCAAACCCGAGAAACAGGAGAAGATCAAGCTGAGCTTTGATATGACTGCGTCGCCCAAGATCCCACTGACCAGAACCATGTTGCCTGGGCCTGGAATGGGAGGGAACGCAGTGGGGGGGCGGCGGCTCCCTCTCACTGATATGCCTCGCTCCCCAATGAGCACCAACTCCTCTGCTCACACAGGTTCAGATGGGGAACAGGAAACAGGGGAGAAGTCCCAGAGTAAAGCAGCAAACAGCCAATATAGTGCAGGAGAAGAGTCCATGGACTGTACAG CCTCGCCTGCCCTTCCTCGACCTGGTCCCGCTGGCAGTTCCTTGGACAGTCCCAAACCATTCCACTCTCAGGCTCCTGCCGTCGCCAAGCAGGAGAAAACACCACAGACTGGAAGCATTCTTAACCTTAATCTAG ATCGGAGTAAAGCAGAAATGGACCTGAAGGAGCTAAGTGAAACTGTTCAGCAGAAACAAGGAGCCACGCCAGTCCTCACCTCCCCAAAAAGACAGATCAAGAGCCGTTTCCAACTGAACTTGGACAAAACCATTGAAAGCTGCAAGGCTCAGTTGG GTATTGATGAGATATCTGTGGATGTGTACAAAGGCGTCGAACACAGCGACTCAGAAGACTCTGATAAATCTGACTCCAGTGACAGTGAGTACGCCAGTGATGAGGAGCAAAAGACCAAGGAAGGCCAAGACACAGAACCCAATGAAGGAGAGCCCCAAAAGGAGTCAACCAAAGCCAAAGCCAAAGACCAAGCCCCCCTaagccaagaagaagaaggtaaaaccGATGTGCCTGTCGCATCCCATGTTGAACCTACAGCGGGCCATGCTAGCGCAACCTTATCCGATGCTCCTGCTAAAGAGAAAATAAGCACAGATGTGGAAAAGGAGAGCCCGGAGAAGAACAAATCCCCTCCCGAGTCATCTGCTCCCAAAGAAAAGCCTCAAGTGAAACAAGAGACAAAGCAGACTGTGCCAGTGGAGGACTCTGACTCAGAGAGGGAGCTGGTTATTGACCTCGGAGAGGAACAAAGTGGCAGGGACagaaaaaggagcagaaaagaCGGCACCAAAGACTCAACTGCTGGTAAACCTGATG GCAAAGCTCTGACCACGTTAACCCTCGCATCTCAAAACAGCACAGCCCCTTCCACACCCTCCAGTGTCTCCACGCAGTCCCCCGTGGCCATCCCTGTCACCATGGTCTCCTTCACCGCTCCGTCTCCTGCAACCATTAGCCTCGCGTCCGTGTCCAGCGCCACCGCcaccgccccctcctcctcctcggcgtCCACGACGCCCGCCCTGAAGAagcagcgccctctgctgcCCAGAGAGACCGTGCCGGTGGTGCAGAGAGCCGTGGTGTGGAACCCCACCGCCAAGTTCCAGACCTCCTCTCAGAAGTGGCACATGCAGAAGGTGCAGCGCCAGCAGCAAAACCAGCAATCTGTGGCAACCGCTCAAATGCAGGCGTCGTCACCCAGACACGGCCAGGCTCAAGTGCTGACCCAGACACAAGCGGTTGCAAACGGCTCTGCCGCTGTCTCCTCGTCATCGCCACAGCAGTCTTCACAAAACACTCGCTATCAGACCAGACAGGCTGTTAAAG CTGTGCAACAAAAGGACACTCCTCTCACCACATCCACATCGACTGTCACCCTGGTATCCAGCAGCCCAGCGTCTGTCGCCATGATGGCTGCGTCAAGTTTAGGCACGGCCACTGCGTCTTCATCAGTTGCGACCGACCTGTACATCCCCACTGCCTCCGCAGATGTAGCTGCAGACATTGCCAAGTACACAAATAAA atAATGGATGCAATCAAAGGTACGATGACTGAAATCTACAATGACCTTTCTAAGAGTACTTCAGGAAATACAATAGCAGAG ataaGACGTCTGAGAATTGAAATAGAAAAACTACAGTGGCTGCATCAACAAGAGCTATCAGAAATGAAGCACAATCTTG AGCTGACGATGGCAGAGATGAGGCAAAGTctggagcaggagagagagaggttagTGACGGAGGTGAAGAAGCAGATGGAGTTGGAGAAGCAGCAGGCGGTGGACGAGACGAAGAAGAAACAGTGGTGCGCTAACTGCAGGAAAGAGGCCATCTTCTACTGCTGCTGGAACACCAGCTACTGTGATTATCCTTGTCAGCAAGCCCACTGGCCAGAACACATGAAGTCCTGCACTCAGTCAG CCTCTGCACCACAGCAAGAACCTGAGGCTGAGCCAACAGCAGACCTCCCAAACAAAAGTTTAGGACAGGCTAGCAGTGGCCCAAACTCTCTCAGAGAACCGCCAGTCTCTGCACCATCAGAAAAAGACTGTGACACGGAGAAGAGCACTGACAGTGTTGCCGTCACTTTGTCATAA
- the zmynd8 gene encoding protein kinase C-binding protein 1 isoform X7, with product MVQFNTASADWVALWISTVGGHGSSSSVTEEEEKTGKETEDMEISTRSKVSDTGPTERTAPKRRMPSPSHSSNGHSSAETSPCPVKKKKKPGAVSSSKDQDGRNDFYCWLCHREGQVLCCELCPRVYHAKCLKLPAEPEGDWFCPECEKITVAECIETQSKAMMMLTIDQLSYLLKFALQKMKQPGTEPFQKPVSLEQHPDYAEYIFHPMDLCTLEKNIKKKMYGCTEAFLADAKWILHNCIIYNGGNHKLTATAKVIVKICEHEMNEIEVCPECYLSACQKRDNWFCEPCSNPHPLVWAKLKGFPFWPAKALRDKDGQVDARFFGQHDRAWVPLNNCYLMSKEIPFSVKKTKSIFNSAMQEMEVYVENMRKKFGVFNYAPFRTPYTPDNNFQMLLDPADPSSTPIKPEKQEKIKLSFDMTASPKIPLTRTMLPGPGMGGNAVGGRRLPLTDMPRSPMSTNSSAHTGSDGEQETGEKSQSKAANSQYSAGEESMDCTASPALPRPGPAGSSLDSPKPFHSQAPAVAKQEKTPQTGSILNLNLDRSKAEMDLKELSETVQQKQGATPVLTSPKRQIKSRFQLNLDKTIESCKAQLGIDEISVDVYKGVEHSDSEDSDKSDSSDSEYASDEEQKTKEGQDTEPNEGEPQKESTKAKAKDQAPLSQEEEGKTDVPVASHVEPTAGHASATLSDAPAKEKISTDVEKESPEKNKSPPESSAPKEKPQVKQETKQTVPVEDSDSERELVIDLGEEQSGRDRKRSRKDGTKDSTAGKPDGKALTTLTLASQNSTAPSTPSSVSTQSPVAIPVTMVSFTAPSPATISLASVSSATATAPSSSSASTTPALKKQRPLLPRETVPVVQRAVVWNPTAKFQTSSQKWHMQKVQRQQQNQQSVATAQMQASSPRHGQAQVLTQTQAVANGSAAVSSSSPQQSSQNTRYQTRQAVKAVQQKDTPLTTSTSTVTLVSSSPASVAMMAASSLGTATASSSVATDLYIPTASADVAADIAKYTNKIMDAIKGTMTEIYNDLSKSTSGNTIAEIRRLRIEIEKLQWLHQQELSEMKHNLELTMAEMRQSLEQERERLVTEVKKQMELEKQQAVDETKKKQWCANCRKEAIFYCCWNTSYCDYPCQQAHWPEHMKSCTQSASAPQQEPEAEPTADLPNKSLGQASSGPNSLREPPVSAPSEKDCDTEKSTDSVAVTLS from the exons tgtgacagaggaggaggaaaaaactggaaaagagacagaagatATGGAGATCTCAACACGATCCAAAG TTTCAGACACGGGGCCGACTGAGCGGACAGCCCCGAAGCGAAGAATGCCCAGTCCTTCTCACTCATCCAACGGCCACTCCTCGGCTGAGACGTCACCGTGtccagtgaagaagaagaaaaaacctGGTGCTGTTAGCAGCAGCAAAGACCAG GACGGCAGGAATGACTTCTACTGCTGGCTGTGCCACCGCGAGGGCCAGGTGCTCTGCTGTGAGCTCTGCCCCAGGGTGTACCACGCCAAGTGTCTCAAACTACCAGCCGAGCCCGAGGGCGACTGGTTCTGTCCGGAGTGTGAG AAAATAACAGTTGCAGAGTGTATAGAGACTCAGAGCAAAGCCATGATGATGCTAACTATAGACCAGCTATCTTACCTACTAAAGTTTGCCCTGCAGAAGATGAAACAGCCAGGT ACTGAACCCTTCCAGAAACCCGTGTCTCTTGAGCAGCACCCCGATTACGCGGAGTACATTTTCCATCCGATGGATCTCTGTACCCTGGAGAAG aacatcaaaaagaaaatgtatggcTGCACAGAGGCATTTCTGGCAGATGCAAAATGGATTTTGCATAACTGTATTATATACAATGGAG GCAATCACAAACTCACAGCTACAGCTAAAGTGATAGTAAAGATCTGTGAACATGAG atgaaTGAGATTGAAGTTTGCCCCGAGTGCTATCTGTCTGCTTGCCAAAAGAGAGACAACTGGTTCTGTGAGCCTTGC AGTAACCCGCACCCTCTGGTGTGGGCCAAACTGAAAGGATTTCCATTCTGGCCTGCTAAGGCTCTGCGGGACAAAGATGGACAGGTAGACGCTCGCTTCTTTGGTCAGCATGACAG AGCTTGGGTTCCTTTAAACAACTGCTACCTCATGTCCAAAGAGATTCCGTTCTCTGTGAAGAAGACCAAAAGCATCTTCAACAGTGCCATGCAAGAGATGGAGGTCTATGTGGAGAACATGAGGAAGAAGTTTGGGGTGTTTAATTACGCCCCCTTCAGGACACCCTACACCCCTGACAATAACTTCCAGATGCTGCTGGATCCAGCCGATCCCTCATCCACTCCCATCAAACCCGAGAAACAGGAGAAGATCAAGCTGAGCTTTGATATGACTGCGTCGCCCAAGATCCCACTGACCAGAACCATGTTGCCTGGGCCTGGAATGGGAGGGAACGCAGTGGGGGGGCGGCGGCTCCCTCTCACTGATATGCCTCGCTCCCCAATGAGCACCAACTCCTCTGCTCACACAGGTTCAGATGGGGAACAGGAAACAGGGGAGAAGTCCCAGAGTAAAGCAGCAAACAGCCAATATAGTGCAGGAGAAGAGTCCATGGACTGTACAG CCTCGCCTGCCCTTCCTCGACCTGGTCCCGCTGGCAGTTCCTTGGACAGTCCCAAACCATTCCACTCTCAGGCTCCTGCCGTCGCCAAGCAGGAGAAAACACCACAGACTGGAAGCATTCTTAACCTTAATCTAG ATCGGAGTAAAGCAGAAATGGACCTGAAGGAGCTAAGTGAAACTGTTCAGCAGAAACAAGGAGCCACGCCAGTCCTCACCTCCCCAAAAAGACAGATCAAGAGCCGTTTCCAACTGAACTTGGACAAAACCATTGAAAGCTGCAAGGCTCAGTTGG GTATTGATGAGATATCTGTGGATGTGTACAAAGGCGTCGAACACAGCGACTCAGAAGACTCTGATAAATCTGACTCCAGTGACAGTGAGTACGCCAGTGATGAGGAGCAAAAGACCAAGGAAGGCCAAGACACAGAACCCAATGAAGGAGAGCCCCAAAAGGAGTCAACCAAAGCCAAAGCCAAAGACCAAGCCCCCCTaagccaagaagaagaaggtaaaaccGATGTGCCTGTCGCATCCCATGTTGAACCTACAGCGGGCCATGCTAGCGCAACCTTATCCGATGCTCCTGCTAAAGAGAAAATAAGCACAGATGTGGAAAAGGAGAGCCCGGAGAAGAACAAATCCCCTCCCGAGTCATCTGCTCCCAAAGAAAAGCCTCAAGTGAAACAAGAGACAAAGCAGACTGTGCCAGTGGAGGACTCTGACTCAGAGAGGGAGCTGGTTATTGACCTCGGAGAGGAACAAAGTGGCAGGGACagaaaaaggagcagaaaagaCGGCACCAAAGACTCAACTGCTGGTAAACCTGATG GCAAAGCTCTGACCACGTTAACCCTCGCATCTCAAAACAGCACAGCCCCTTCCACACCCTCCAGTGTCTCCACGCAGTCCCCCGTGGCCATCCCTGTCACCATGGTCTCCTTCACCGCTCCGTCTCCTGCAACCATTAGCCTCGCGTCCGTGTCCAGCGCCACCGCcaccgccccctcctcctcctcggcgtCCACGACGCCCGCCCTGAAGAagcagcgccctctgctgcCCAGAGAGACCGTGCCGGTGGTGCAGAGAGCCGTGGTGTGGAACCCCACCGCCAAGTTCCAGACCTCCTCTCAGAAGTGGCACATGCAGAAGGTGCAGCGCCAGCAGCAAAACCAGCAATCTGTGGCAACCGCTCAAATGCAGGCGTCGTCACCCAGACACGGCCAGGCTCAAGTGCTGACCCAGACACAAGCGGTTGCAAACGGCTCTGCCGCTGTCTCCTCGTCATCGCCACAGCAGTCTTCACAAAACACTCGCTATCAGACCAGACAGGCTGTTAAAG CTGTGCAACAAAAGGACACTCCTCTCACCACATCCACATCGACTGTCACCCTGGTATCCAGCAGCCCAGCGTCTGTCGCCATGATGGCTGCGTCAAGTTTAGGCACGGCCACTGCGTCTTCATCAGTTGCGACCGACCTGTACATCCCCACTGCCTCCGCAGATGTAGCTGCAGACATTGCCAAGTACACAAATAAA atAATGGATGCAATCAAAGGTACGATGACTGAAATCTACAATGACCTTTCTAAGAGTACTTCAGGAAATACAATAGCAGAG ataaGACGTCTGAGAATTGAAATAGAAAAACTACAGTGGCTGCATCAACAAGAGCTATCAGAAATGAAGCACAATCTTG AGCTGACGATGGCAGAGATGAGGCAAAGTctggagcaggagagagagaggttagTGACGGAGGTGAAGAAGCAGATGGAGTTGGAGAAGCAGCAGGCGGTGGACGAGACGAAGAAGAAACAGTGGTGCGCTAACTGCAGGAAAGAGGCCATCTTCTACTGCTGCTGGAACACCAGCTACTGTGATTATCCTTGTCAGCAAGCCCACTGGCCAGAACACATGAAGTCCTGCACTCAGTCAG CCTCTGCACCACAGCAAGAACCTGAGGCTGAGCCAACAGCAGACCTCCCAAACAAAAGTTTAGGACAGGCTAGCAGTGGCCCAAACTCTCTCAGAGAACCGCCAGTCTCTGCACCATCAGAAAAAGACTGTGACACGGAGAAGAGCACTGACAGTGTTGCCGTCACTTTGTCATAA
- the zmynd8 gene encoding protein kinase C-binding protein 1 isoform X5, whose translation MVQFNTASADWVALWISTVGGHGSSSSVTEEEEKTGKETEDMEISTRSKVSDTGPTERTAPKRRMPSPSHSSNGHSSAETSPCPVKKKKKPGAVSSSKDQDGRNDFYCWLCHREGQVLCCELCPRVYHAKCLKLPAEPEGDWFCPECEKITVAECIETQSKAMMMLTIDQLSYLLKFALQKMKQPGDHPRLSSRSPHAASTQRKTFNWTEPFQKPVSLEQHPDYAEYIFHPMDLCTLEKNIKKKMYGCTEAFLADAKWILHNCIIYNGGNHKLTATAKVIVKICEHEMNEIEVCPECYLSACQKRDNWFCEPCSNPHPLVWAKLKGFPFWPAKALRDKDGQVDARFFGQHDRAWVPLNNCYLMSKEIPFSVKKTKSIFNSAMQEMEVYVENMRKKFGVFNYAPFRTPYTPDNNFQMLLDPADPSSTPIKPEKQEKIKLSFDMTASPKIPLTRTMLPGPGMGGNAVGGRRLPLTDMPRSPMSTNSSAHTGSDGEQETGEKSQSKAANSQYSAGEESMDCTASPALPRPGPAGSSLDSPKPFHSQAPAVAKQEKTPQTGSILNLNLDRSKAEMDLKELSETVQQKQGATPVLTSPKRQIKSRFQLNLDKTIESCKAQLGIDEISVDVYKGVEHSDSEDSDKSDSSDSEYASDEEQKTKEGQDTEPNEGEPQKESTKAKAKDQAPLSQEEEGKTDVPVASHVEPTAGHASATLSDAPAKEKISTDVEKESPEKNKSPPESSAPKEKPQVKQETKQTVPVEDSDSERELVIDLGEEQSGRDRKRSRKDGTKDSTAGKPDGKALTTLTLASQNSTAPSTPSSVSTQSPVAIPVTMVSFTAPSPATISLASVSSATATAPSSSSASTTPALKKQRPLLPRETVPVVQRAVVWNPTAKFQTSSQKWHMQKVQRQQQNQQSVATAQMQASSPRHGQAQVLTQTQAVANGSAAVSSSSPQQSSQNTRYQTRQAVKAVQQKDTPLTTSTSTVTLVSSSPASVAMMAASSLGTATASSSVATDLYIPTASADVAADIAKYTNKIMDAIKGTMTEIYNDLSKSTSGNTIAEIRRLRIEIEKLQWLHQQELSEMKHNLELTMAEMRQSLEQERERLVTEVKKQMELEKQQAVDETKKKQWCANCRKEAIFYCCWNTSYCDYPCQQAHWPEHMKSCTQSASAPQQEPEAEPTADLPNKSLGQASSGPNSLREPPVSAPSEKDCDTEKSTDSVAVTLS comes from the exons tgtgacagaggaggaggaaaaaactggaaaagagacagaagatATGGAGATCTCAACACGATCCAAAG TTTCAGACACGGGGCCGACTGAGCGGACAGCCCCGAAGCGAAGAATGCCCAGTCCTTCTCACTCATCCAACGGCCACTCCTCGGCTGAGACGTCACCGTGtccagtgaagaagaagaaaaaacctGGTGCTGTTAGCAGCAGCAAAGACCAG GACGGCAGGAATGACTTCTACTGCTGGCTGTGCCACCGCGAGGGCCAGGTGCTCTGCTGTGAGCTCTGCCCCAGGGTGTACCACGCCAAGTGTCTCAAACTACCAGCCGAGCCCGAGGGCGACTGGTTCTGTCCGGAGTGTGAG AAAATAACAGTTGCAGAGTGTATAGAGACTCAGAGCAAAGCCATGATGATGCTAACTATAGACCAGCTATCTTACCTACTAAAGTTTGCCCTGCAGAAGATGAAACAGCCAGGT GATCATCCCCGCTTGTCATCTCGCTCCCCCCATGCAGCTTCCACGCAGAGAAAGACTTTTAATTGG ACTGAACCCTTCCAGAAACCCGTGTCTCTTGAGCAGCACCCCGATTACGCGGAGTACATTTTCCATCCGATGGATCTCTGTACCCTGGAGAAG aacatcaaaaagaaaatgtatggcTGCACAGAGGCATTTCTGGCAGATGCAAAATGGATTTTGCATAACTGTATTATATACAATGGAG GCAATCACAAACTCACAGCTACAGCTAAAGTGATAGTAAAGATCTGTGAACATGAG atgaaTGAGATTGAAGTTTGCCCCGAGTGCTATCTGTCTGCTTGCCAAAAGAGAGACAACTGGTTCTGTGAGCCTTGC AGTAACCCGCACCCTCTGGTGTGGGCCAAACTGAAAGGATTTCCATTCTGGCCTGCTAAGGCTCTGCGGGACAAAGATGGACAGGTAGACGCTCGCTTCTTTGGTCAGCATGACAG AGCTTGGGTTCCTTTAAACAACTGCTACCTCATGTCCAAAGAGATTCCGTTCTCTGTGAAGAAGACCAAAAGCATCTTCAACAGTGCCATGCAAGAGATGGAGGTCTATGTGGAGAACATGAGGAAGAAGTTTGGGGTGTTTAATTACGCCCCCTTCAGGACACCCTACACCCCTGACAATAACTTCCAGATGCTGCTGGATCCAGCCGATCCCTCATCCACTCCCATCAAACCCGAGAAACAGGAGAAGATCAAGCTGAGCTTTGATATGACTGCGTCGCCCAAGATCCCACTGACCAGAACCATGTTGCCTGGGCCTGGAATGGGAGGGAACGCAGTGGGGGGGCGGCGGCTCCCTCTCACTGATATGCCTCGCTCCCCAATGAGCACCAACTCCTCTGCTCACACAGGTTCAGATGGGGAACAGGAAACAGGGGAGAAGTCCCAGAGTAAAGCAGCAAACAGCCAATATAGTGCAGGAGAAGAGTCCATGGACTGTACAG CCTCGCCTGCCCTTCCTCGACCTGGTCCCGCTGGCAGTTCCTTGGACAGTCCCAAACCATTCCACTCTCAGGCTCCTGCCGTCGCCAAGCAGGAGAAAACACCACAGACTGGAAGCATTCTTAACCTTAATCTAG ATCGGAGTAAAGCAGAAATGGACCTGAAGGAGCTAAGTGAAACTGTTCAGCAGAAACAAGGAGCCACGCCAGTCCTCACCTCCCCAAAAAGACAGATCAAGAGCCGTTTCCAACTGAACTTGGACAAAACCATTGAAAGCTGCAAGGCTCAGTTGG GTATTGATGAGATATCTGTGGATGTGTACAAAGGCGTCGAACACAGCGACTCAGAAGACTCTGATAAATCTGACTCCAGTGACAGTGAGTACGCCAGTGATGAGGAGCAAAAGACCAAGGAAGGCCAAGACACAGAACCCAATGAAGGAGAGCCCCAAAAGGAGTCAACCAAAGCCAAAGCCAAAGACCAAGCCCCCCTaagccaagaagaagaaggtaaaaccGATGTGCCTGTCGCATCCCATGTTGAACCTACAGCGGGCCATGCTAGCGCAACCTTATCCGATGCTCCTGCTAAAGAGAAAATAAGCACAGATGTGGAAAAGGAGAGCCCGGAGAAGAACAAATCCCCTCCCGAGTCATCTGCTCCCAAAGAAAAGCCTCAAGTGAAACAAGAGACAAAGCAGACTGTGCCAGTGGAGGACTCTGACTCAGAGAGGGAGCTGGTTATTGACCTCGGAGAGGAACAAAGTGGCAGGGACagaaaaaggagcagaaaagaCGGCACCAAAGACTCAACTGCTGGTAAACCTGATG GCAAAGCTCTGACCACGTTAACCCTCGCATCTCAAAACAGCACAGCCCCTTCCACACCCTCCAGTGTCTCCACGCAGTCCCCCGTGGCCATCCCTGTCACCATGGTCTCCTTCACCGCTCCGTCTCCTGCAACCATTAGCCTCGCGTCCGTGTCCAGCGCCACCGCcaccgccccctcctcctcctcggcgtCCACGACGCCCGCCCTGAAGAagcagcgccctctgctgcCCAGAGAGACCGTGCCGGTGGTGCAGAGAGCCGTGGTGTGGAACCCCACCGCCAAGTTCCAGACCTCCTCTCAGAAGTGGCACATGCAGAAGGTGCAGCGCCAGCAGCAAAACCAGCAATCTGTGGCAACCGCTCAAATGCAGGCGTCGTCACCCAGACACGGCCAGGCTCAAGTGCTGACCCAGACACAAGCGGTTGCAAACGGCTCTGCCGCTGTCTCCTCGTCATCGCCACAGCAGTCTTCACAAAACACTCGCTATCAGACCAGACAGGCTGTTAAAG CTGTGCAACAAAAGGACACTCCTCTCACCACATCCACATCGACTGTCACCCTGGTATCCAGCAGCCCAGCGTCTGTCGCCATGATGGCTGCGTCAAGTTTAGGCACGGCCACTGCGTCTTCATCAGTTGCGACCGACCTGTACATCCCCACTGCCTCCGCAGATGTAGCTGCAGACATTGCCAAGTACACAAATAAA atAATGGATGCAATCAAAGGTACGATGACTGAAATCTACAATGACCTTTCTAAGAGTACTTCAGGAAATACAATAGCAGAG ataaGACGTCTGAGAATTGAAATAGAAAAACTACAGTGGCTGCATCAACAAGAGCTATCAGAAATGAAGCACAATCTTG AGCTGACGATGGCAGAGATGAGGCAAAGTctggagcaggagagagagaggttagTGACGGAGGTGAAGAAGCAGATGGAGTTGGAGAAGCAGCAGGCGGTGGACGAGACGAAGAAGAAACAGTGGTGCGCTAACTGCAGGAAAGAGGCCATCTTCTACTGCTGCTGGAACACCAGCTACTGTGATTATCCTTGTCAGCAAGCCCACTGGCCAGAACACATGAAGTCCTGCACTCAGTCAG CCTCTGCACCACAGCAAGAACCTGAGGCTGAGCCAACAGCAGACCTCCCAAACAAAAGTTTAGGACAGGCTAGCAGTGGCCCAAACTCTCTCAGAGAACCGCCAGTCTCTGCACCATCAGAAAAAGACTGTGACACGGAGAAGAGCACTGACAGTGTTGCCGTCACTTTGTCATAA